From the genome of Primulina huaijiensis isolate GDHJ02 chromosome 11, ASM1229523v2, whole genome shotgun sequence:
atctctctTTCGCACATCGGCCAACAACATCGCCCATCTCTTAGCTAGAAAAGCTGTGACAATTTCTTTGCAATTAGAATGGTTTATGGTTAGATGGTTCTCTTCCATCATGGCTACAGGATAGTTTGAAAAACGACCTtggtcaaaatttttttatgacattccttaaaattttttttgcaaaatgACCTTCAAACACACAAAAATACAATGACTAAACAATGGTAAAATAATCAATAAggttatatttcaaattcatggtcAAACAAAGGTCATTTACTTAAATAATTACGTACGGAATCCCATTCCATTATCTTGTCGGTTGGATTCATTCATACAGCAAGTGGTATCAGAAAAAGAGTCGGATTCTGTTCGTACAATTTGCCTTAACAAATTCCTGTAGAAGTAAGAACAAGCAATGGGCAGGAACCCAAAATCCACGCCTTCGTTTTTCAAGGTTTTGATCGACCAAGACTTCAATCGCCGACTCGTAAGTGTTTAGATCCTTCTATTCAGCAATTGCTAGTAATTTTACGCACGAAGAATTCGAATttaactgaattttttttaatggattTTACGATGCAGCGGTTGCCGCCTGCTTTCGTGAAGAAATGGGGAGAAATTCTACCCCAATCCATCGCCGAACTCAGGACTAGTTCAGGGACATTGTGGGATGTGAAGTTGGAGAAGCAGGAGgatcaaaattattactttgcTGGAGGGTGGTCGAAGTTTTGTGAAGATTTAGGGCTTGCAATTGGAGAATTTGTGGTGTTCTGGTATAGTGGAAGTTCCATATTTGATGTTTCTGTATATGGAATCAGTGGTTGTGAGAGGGAAATTACAGCAATTAATAATCCGGTCGAAGATTCCGATCCTGATGAAGCTGGTGAGTTTGGTAATATAATATGCCTATGGTTAGCTTCGTTAGGGCTTTATCTGTTGATGTTACTGTTTCACACGATTCAATCGGTGGCATATAGGGCTTTTCCCCCGATtgtaagaaagaaaagaaacaatttttatgttaaaaaaacatCAATTAGCCAAATTCATGTGTATTTTGCTGTTGATTTGCAGTGAATTGTGCTCCAGTGGCAGAAGATTTGGATGTAAAGGTAAAAAGCGAGGATGAAGAGTGGGCTGATCCTCGAGATGAATCTGATGCTGGCAAGATTGGACGTTTTTCCAAGATACTGGATAGGCGAGAATCCTGCAGACTGGTGAATATTCTGTCATATCCCAAGTTCCACTTTTCATTTTATTGGTACTCAAAACGTTTACTCACTTTTTGTTGTCACGACCACAACAGGACATCCCAAAATATTTTGTGCTGTCGGCTGGAATCGCTGAAGATAGAACGATACATTTGCAGGACTCAAAATTGAGGCTGTGGCCGGTTCAGATGGTATCTATTCCCCGGCAAAACAGGGCATACCGATTTGCACTGACTGTCGGGTGGAATGATTTTCTCGTAGGCAACAAGGCTGGTCCTGGAAGCACGGTTCTGCTCGAATGTGAAGAGCCTGGTGGCAGCTTAGTGAAAGCCAAGGTTTTGAATAAGGGGACAAATGGAGGAAAACTTTTCAAGCCCCGGAAACGAAAGGGGAGCCCTTCGAAACTTTGTATGCCTCGTGACTTAAATGCCTTACCATGTAAGGAGGAATgtgttttcttttgattttgtaGGGGTTTCGATCTTGGCTGAGGGTCAAAGTCTTGGAACTTTGATCAACTCTTTCGTGTTGCTATTTAGCTACGATCCGTAATATAAATCGAATGAAAATAACTTTTGAGTATTGGTAACGTTTCATGCCTCTGATAGTTGCTAAAAAGCACTTCAGAACTAGAGAAGCCGAGCCATATTTGATCAGTAAATTTCTTGTTTGTGATGACTATGGTTTTGGAAATTCCCATGGACTTGCTTTTTCACTGATATTTGTAGTGGTGAGGCCCCTGAACGAATAGTAGCTATGAGCCTATGTGTGTCATGTGATCGTACTGTGCTACAAATTGTTTGATGAGAATTGCTTGTGTGTATGCTACAATCAATCCCATTGGATAGACCAAATGTCACACAAAATAATTCGTTGAATGGATATTTTTGTGAATTCCAATAACgatgtgtaaaaaaaaattaaatttcaccTAAGTTCTTGCAAGAAATTAAAGAAATGTACTTTAATAAATTCAATTGGTGACAATAACAGAGGttcaaaacaagaaaattacCAGTAAAATCTTAAAGCACGTGTGTGTCTGTGTGTTGTCACTGTTGCCTATAAAAAAAGGCTGTGATTGAAAAATCAATTCAAACTTATATTTATAGATCTCGAACAATAGGAAATGCACGACGATGAAAGTGGAGCCCTGAAGAGGAAACCTAGCTTTTCTTCTCCTTACACGGTAGGAAAACTCTCTGCTCCTCTCATCTGCAACATAAcagaataataaaaatgttcagtttcaatttaattttttttttttgaggttTTCTTAACTAACCCTAATATATAAATGCGTGAAGACGATATAATAAATTAACTTGCAAGCAACGGAGCAAAACCTGTGCTCGGAATCTATCAACTTTCATCAGCAATTCTCACACAGTCACACTTGgtgtttctattatttttctCAACTCTCCCTTTCTGGTTCGGGTTCAAGTACTCAACTTTTTTGAAATTGATTCTATAGACTTGAATATTCGATTATTCGACGCATCCTAGTACTGGCCTAGGTCTCCTAACTCGACTGAGGTCCTCCATGAAGCTATATAAACCTAAGAAAACACGACGAATTCAAAAAATTAGAATCAAGAAAACAGACCAAGTAAAAGTCCTACGAGTCCTCTCACATTAATTCCATTAAAAGATTTCACGAAAATTTATTAGctatcatttatttaataaatagcTTAGTAAGTGGGTTGTTAGTTAATATAGTGGTTAATTATTTGTTAGTCGTTTAATAGACGGTTGTATATAAACGTGTACAGAACTCTTTGTTTGACAAGATTTCATTAATCAAACAATGAAGAATTTCCCATCTCGCTCTCCTTCTTCTACGCTCAATATGGTATCAGAGAGCTCGCTGCTCACTCATTGATTGCAGATCTCCGATCAAATCGGAGCGCTTGCCGCTCTCTTATTCCGGCGATCTGGCTGATTTCTTTGAAGTTCTACAGCAATGGCACCAGCGACCACCAACTCTGATGATTCCACGAGCCCTTACTACATATATCACTCTGATGGTCCAGGCCTTGTTCTAGTCTCTCAACCACTGACCGGAGATAAGTTTGCCTCTTAGTATctgatgtgacttcgttgaaatgggtgagccgggtaaggagctccaacgagtcaaatcaataatttatagtttttagggaatttgagtgaagataatgacctcaatagcacctgcaaacaatgaaaagaactcgtgaatgggcgccggaggggtgtccggcgtggccactccgatgcttaagtcagcaggttggaGATGAGTCAAGGTAATATTTGGTGGAAAATACGTGTAATacttaagagttcaaagatttcaaaatcggtaaatgacattaatacctgctatttatagtagaggaTGAATtaggtacctcgattccagtgctacctattaagtatggtaggtcggctgcccataccttatcttctgatgacttttaggacactccgaacccaagttgttctgacagattagacgtcctgtatcaatcatactcgagtgtggttcaattctcgaggtggcccgggcaattgattacccgggtacttatatgagagctcgggcgatgattgcgcgggagaccgggctgtttgaaagaatacttgggaaataTGTAGTGCTCGAGCTCTTGATGGTGTCCGGGTCATtagcgacccggatccttatgggggtatcaccacccatccctaaaatagtcgggctagagcttgactcgctgtcccgatcagtccaagataattAACAGTGCACAAAATTGGAGCCTACAAATATCCCAGAGATGAGATGAAATGTTGAGACCTCCTATCCCCCGGATTCATAATAACTTATTGTTTAACATTCTTGAGCCTTGTCGCTATTACcacgatgacacgtgtcatTAGCATGAATTCCCGCCTAAAGGACGTTCCGCATTTCGAGAAGTGGATAAGTCTGACGCCTCGATAACCGTACACGTCCTTTCACCTCTTTGCACCATTTCCAAAAACGCATCCTAGACGTTCGTGCATTTATAGATCAACGGCTGTGATTAGATCCTTCCTCCTATACATAGCCATTCACCCACTTTTCAATCGTACTAACAAACTGTCATCCAGGAAACACAATGGCTGGTGCAAGTAGTTCGAAAACTCCGAGTATGACCGAAGCCTTCAAGGAATCTGCTCTAGAGATTCGAAAATctactatggaagatgaagtgtttcacgcaattcttgactactgggaagagcttcaggggctgaaACTTCTTTATGACTCTGGAGAAGCTATCACTCCTAGCCTGGTGGCCAAACTGAGGAGAGTGCGAGAGCACTTGCATATAGCTGAGTGGGTAGACGTCTTTACAGATGGTCGTATCTACCAattaatgcttcggaaagaaataaagatccttAAGCGTATTGCCGATTCAGACAGCTTCCTGAAGACTTCCACCGGGCCTTTAGCTGCTTgggtgaaaatatggataattgctgtagaggaagaatatgatgatgtagtacgtgctaatgtctatggttgaataaaatactaattctaGCNNNNNNNNNNNNNNNNNNNNNNNNNNNNNNNNNNNNNNNNNNNNNNNNNNNNNNNNNNNNNNNNNNNNNNNNNNNNNNNNNNNNNNNNNNNNNNNNNNNNNNNNNNNNNNNNNNNNNNNNNNNNNNNNNNNNNNNNNNNNNNNNNNNNNNNNNNNNNNNNNNNNNNNNNNNNNNNNNNNNNNNNNNNNNNNNNNNNNNNNNNNNNNNNNNNNNNNNNNNNNNNNNNNNNNNNNNNNNNNNNNNNNNNNNNNNNNNNNNNNNNNNNNNNNNNNNNNNNNNNNNNNNNNNNNNNNNNNNNNNNNNNNNNNNNNNNNNNNNNNNNNNNNNNNNNNNNNNNNNNNNNNNNNNNNNNNNNNNNNNNNNNNNNNNNNNNNNNNNNNNNNNNNNNNNNNNNNNNNNNNNNNNNNNNNNNNNNNNNNNNNNNNNNNNNNNNNNNNNNNNNNNNNNNNNNNNNNNNNNNNNNNNNNNNNNNNNNNNNNNNNNNNNNNNNNNNNNNNNNNNNNNNNNNNNNNNNNNNNNNNNNNNNNNNNNNNNNNNNNNNNNNNNNNNNNNNNNNNNNNNNNNNNNNNNNNNNNNNNNNNNNNNNNNNNNNNNNNNNNNNNNNNNNNNNNNNNNNNNNNNNNNNNNNNNNNNNNNNNNNNNNNNNNNNNNNNNNNNNNNNNNNNNNNNNNNNNNNNNNNNNNNNNNNNNNNNNNNNNNNNNNNNNNNNNNNNNNNNNNNNNNNNNNNNNNNNNNNNNNNNNNNNNNNNNNNNNNNNNNNNNNNNNNNNNNNNNNNNNNNNNNNNNNNNNNNNNNNNNNNNNNNNNNNNNNNNNNNNNNNNNNNNNNNNNNNNNNNNNNNNNNNNNNNNNNNNNNNNNNNNNNNNNNNNNNNNNNNNNNNNNNNNNNNNNNNNNNNNNNNNNNNNNNNNNNNNNNNNNNNNNNNNNNNNNNNNNNNNNNNNNNNNNNNNNNNNNNNNNNNNNNNNNNNNNNNNNNNNNNNNNNNNNNNNNNNNNNNNNNNNNNNNNNNNNNNNNNNNNNNNNNNNNNNNNNNNNNNNNNNNNNNNNNNNNNNNNNNNNNNNNNNNNNNNNNNNNNNNNNNNNNNNNNNNNNNNNNNNNNNNNNNNNNNNNNNNNNNNNNNNNNNNNNNNNNNNNNNNNNNNNNNNNNNNNNNNNNNNNNNNNNNNNNNNNNNNNNNNNNNNNNNNNNNNNNNNNNNNNNNNNNNNNNNNNNNNNNNNNNNNNNNNNNNNNNNNNNNNNNNNNNNNNNNNNNNNNNNNNNNNNNNNNNNNNNNNNNNNNNNNNNNNNNNNNNNNNNNNNNNNNNNNNNNNNNNNNNNNNNNNNNNNNNNNNNNNNNNNNNNNNNNNNNNNNNNNNNNNNNNNNNNNNNNNNNNNNNNNNNNNNNNNNNNNNNNNNNNNNNNNNNNNNNNNNNNNNNNNNNNNNNNNNNNNNNNNNNNNNNNNNNNNNNNNNNNNNNNNNNNNNNNNNNNNNNNNNNNNNNNNNNNNNNNNNNNNNNNNNNNNNNNNNNNNNNNNNNNNNNNNNNNNNNNNNNNNNNNNNNNNNNNNNNNNNNNNNNNNNNNNNNNNNNNNNNNNNNNNNNNNNNNNNNNNNNNNNNNNNNNNNNNNNNNNNNNNNNNNNNNNNNNNNNNNNNNNNNNNNNNNNNNNNNNNNNNNNNNNNNNNNNNNNNNNNNNNNNNNNNNNNNNNNNNNNNNNNNNNNNNNNNNNNNNNNNNNNNNNNNNNNNNNNNNNNNNNNNNNNNNNNNNNNNNNNNNNNNNNNNNNNNNNNNNNNNNNNNNNNNNNNNNNNNNNNNNNNNNNNNNNNNNNNNNNNNNNNNNNNNNNNNNNNNNNNNNNNNNNNNNNNNNNNNNNNNNNNNNNNNNNNNNNNNNNNNNNNNNNNNNNNNNNNNNNNNNNNNNNNNNNNNNNNNNNNNNNNNNNNNNNNNNNNNNNNNNNNNNNNNNNNNNNNNNNNNNNNNNNNNNNNNNNNNNNNNNNNNNNNNNNNNNNNNNNNNNNNNNNNNNNNNNNNNNNNNNNNNNNNNNNNNNNNNNNNNNNNNNNNNNNNNNNNNNNNNNNNNNNNNNNNNNNNNNNNNNNNNNNNNNNNNNNNNNNNNNNNNNNNNNNNNNNNNNNNNNNNNNNNNNNNNNNNNNNNNNNNNNNNNNNNNNNNNNNNNNNNNNNNNNNNNNNNNNNNNNNNNNNNNNNNNNNNNNNNNNNNNNNNNNNNNNNNNNNNNNNNNNNNNNNNNNNNNNNNNNNNNNNNNNNNNNNNNNNNNNNNNNNNNNNNNNNNNNNNNNNNNNNNNNNNNNNNNNNNNNNNNNNNNNNNNNNNNNNNNNNNNNNNNNNNNNNNNNNNNNNNNNNNNNNNNNNNNNNNNNNNNNNNNNNNNNNNNNNNNNNNNNNNNNNNNNNNNNNNNNNNNNNNNNNNNNNNNNNNNNNNNNNNNNNNNNNNNNNNNNNNNNNNNNNNNNNNNNNNNNNNNNNNNNNNNNNNNNNNNNNNNNNNNNNNNNNNNNNNNNNNNNNNNNNNNNNNNNNNNNNNNNNNNNNNNNNNNNNNNNNNNNNNNNNNNNNNNNNNNNNNNNNNNNNNNNNNNNNNNNNNNNNNNNNNNNNNNNNNNNNNNNNNNNNNNNNNNNNNNNNNNNNNNNNNNNNNNNNNNNNNNNNNNNNNNNNNNNNNNNNNNNNNNNNNNNNNNNNNNNNNNNNNNNNNNNNNNNNNNNNNNNNNNNNNNNNNNNNNNNNNNNNNNNNNNNNNNNNNNNNNNNNNNNNNNNNNNNNNNNNNNNNNNNNNNNNNNNNNNNNNNNNNNNNNNNNNNNNNNNNNNNNNNNNNNNNNNNNNNNNNNNNNNNNNNNNNNNNNNNNNNNNNNNNNNNNNNNNNNNNNNNNNNNNNNNNNNNNNNNNNNNNNNNNNNNNNNNNNNNNNNNNNNNNNNNNNNNNNNNNNNNNNNNNNNNNNNNNNNNNNNNNNNNNNNNNNNNNNNNNNNNNNNNNNNNNNNNNNNNNNNNNNNNNNNNNNNNNNNNNNNNNNNNNNNNNNNNNNNNNNNNNNNNNNNNNNNNNNNNNNNNNNNNNNNNNNNNNNNNNNNNNNNNNNNNNNNNNNNNNNNNNNNNNNNNNNNNNNNNNNNNNNNNNNNNNNNNNNNNNNNNNNNNNNNNNNNNNNNNNNNNNNNNNNNNNNNNNNNNNNNNNNNNNNNNNNNNNNNNNNNNNNNNNNNNNNNNNNNNNNNNNNNNNNNNNNNNNNNNNNNNNNNNNNNNNNNNNNNNNNNNNNNNNNNNNNNNNNNNNNNNNNNNNNNNNNNNNNNNNNNNNNNNNNNNNNNNNNNNNNNNNNNNNNNNNNNNNNNNNNNNNNNNNNNNNNNNNNNNNNNNNNNNNNNNNNNNNNNNNNNNNNNNNNNNNNNNNNNNNNNNNNNNNNNNNNNNNNNNNNNNNNNNNNNNNNNNNNNNNNNNNNNNNNNNNNNNNNNNNNNNNNNNNNNNNNNNNNNNNNNNNNNNNNNNNNNNNNNNNNNNNNNNNNNNNNNNNNNNNNNNNNNNNNNNNNNNNNNNNNNNNNNNNNNNNNNNNNNNNNNNNNNNNNNNNNNNNNNNNNNNNNNNNNNNNNNNNNNNNNNNNNNNNNNNNNNNNNNNNNNNNNNNNNNNNNNNNNNNNNNNNNNNNNNNNNNNNNNNNNNNNNNNNNNNNNNNNNNNNNNNNNNNNNNNNNNNNNNNNNNNNNNNNNNNNNNNNNNNNNNNNNNNNNNNNNNNNNNNNNNNNNNNNNNNNNNNNNNNNNNNNNNNNNNNNNNNNNNNNNNNNNNNNNNNNNNNNNNNNNNNNNNNNNNNNNNNNNNNNNNNNNNNNNNNNNNNNNNNNNNNNNNNNNNNNNNNNNNNNNNNNNNNNNNNNNNNNNNNNNNNNNNNNNNNNNNNNNNNNNNNNNNNNNNNNNNNNNNNNNNNNNNNNNNNNNNNNNNNNNNNNNNNNNNNNNNNNNNNNNNNNNNNNNNNNNNNNNNNNNNNNNNNNNNNNNNNNNNNNNNNNNNNNNNNNNNNNNNNNNNNNNNNNNNNNNNNNNNNNNNNNNNNNNNNNNN
Proteins encoded in this window:
- the LOC140987246 gene encoding B3 domain-containing protein REM5-like codes for the protein MGRNPKSTPSFFKVLIDQDFNRRLRLPPAFVKKWGEILPQSIAELRTSSGTLWDVKLEKQEDQNYYFAGGWSKFCEDLGLAIGEFVVFWYSGSSIFDVSVYGISGCEREITAINNPVEDSDPDEAVNCAPVAEDLDVKVKSEDEEWADPRDESDAGKIGRFSKILDRRESCRLDIPKYFVLSAGIAEDRTIHLQDSKLRLWPVQMVSIPRQNRAYRFALTVGWNDFLVGNKAGPGSTVLLECEEPGGSLVKAKVLNKGTNGGKLFKPRKRKGSPSKLCMPRDLNALPCKEECVFF